The genomic DNA CACCTCCACCACCCGCCAACAACGCGTACGCGGAAATCATCTCCTGCGTTACCAGCGTTCGGGAGACGAGCAAGCTGACTGCACTCTCTCAGCTACCCGATTATGGTACCCCCCGCCGAAAAAGAACCGGTACTGGAAGCCAACCGTGAGGTCTTGCGTAAAGCACAAGACCTGCTCCAGAAGGCAACATGGGTAGATCATCTGGAGTATCGCATAGGGGATCCGACCGTCGATAACTATCGCCAGCTCGCTCGTCTCTTTGTGGCTCAAGCCAAATTTCTGGAACAGCAGGGCAAGTATGGACAGGCGTTGGACACCTACCTGAACGCTTTCCACTTTTTCGAAAAAGTGCTGGGCGGCGGCAATGGGCTACATCTAACCTACCAGTTCATGGCGTACAGTGAGATATTCCCAGCAATACCCACGCTTATTCCCCGCCTCAGCGCGCAGGACGCGGAACGCGGCGCGCGTCGACTGGGGCAGCTGCTGAAAGACGAGTATCCCCTCGAAGTGCTGTTACAGCAAGAATTTCGTGTATGGCTCAGAGGCTGGCAGCGCATCGTCCGAGAGCAGTCTCGACGCGGTTTTCGACTCGACCTGCCCAAGTCTGACTTAGAGCGCGCGATGCTATATATGCCCAAAGCCCCCCTCTCCAAAGCGACGGAGCAATATGTCCAGCAATGGCTACAGCAGGCAAAGATGCCATACCCCCAGCAACAATTTGTAGACTACCCACCTGTTCTCCAGCAGTTGGGACGCGAGATGGTGGTACGCGAACCAGCTGGTGTGGCCACTATCGTGGCACGCTACACCTACGTGCGCACGCGCCTGCGACTGCTCTACACCGCCCTGCGTCTGGAAGCGTACCGTAAAACACACGGACGCTATCCCGCTTCACTCAAAGATTTAGGAGACAGCCCATACTTCATTGACCCCTTCTCCAACAAGATCTTCGTGTACCGACCGCAAGGCAATAGCTATGTACTGTACAGCCTCGGTCCCAATAGTCGGGACGACGGTGGAGCATCCTTCCCTGAAGGACGCTTGCGACGCGAACAACCCGGCGACATTGGACTGGTGCCAAACCTCCCCAGCCGCCCGTCCTGACAAATTCCAGCATGAGCTGATATACTATTACCGCAATACTGCAATCAGGGGGAAAGCAAAGGCTCATGCTGGATATTCGTCTTATCCGCGAACAACCCGATTTCGTCAAAGACGGTCTGCAGAAGGTGGGAGCAGACCCTGCGCTCATCGACGAGATCCTGCAGCTGGACGCTCGCCGACGCGAGATTATCTCTCAGGTGGAGGCTCTGCGGGCGGAGCGCAACACCGTCTCCAAACAGATTCCCCAAATCAAAGACCCCGAAGAGCGCAACGCCCGAATCGCCCAGATGCGGCAGGTAGGCGACCAGATTGCGCAGCTGGAGAAAGAACTGGAAGCGGTGGAACAGACCTTCCAAGCACGCATGTTAGAAGTGCCCAACCTGCCACATCCCAGCGTACCCATCGGCAAGGACGAGAGCGAGAACGTAGTGGTAAGGACCGAAGGCGAACTCCCGCAGTTCGACTTCACCCCCAAGCCGCACTGGGAGCTGGGCGAACAGCTGGATATCCTGGACTTCGAACGGGGCATCAAGATTAGCGGTTCGCGCTTCTATATCTTGAAGAAGGCGGGCGCGGCGTTACAGCGTGCCCTCATCACGTGGATGCTGGACCTGCACACCCGCCAGCACGGCTATACGGAGGTATACCCGCCCTATCTGGTCAAGTCGGAGTGCCTGTACGGTACGGGCAACCTGCCCAAATTCGGCGATAACCTGTATCACGACGCCGAGGAGGATTTCTGGCTCATCCCGACGGCGGAGGTGCCTGTCACCAACCTGCACCGCGAAGAGATTCT from Armatimonadota bacterium includes the following:
- the serS gene encoding serine--tRNA ligase, whose product is MLDIRLIREQPDFVKDGLQKVGADPALIDEILQLDARRREIISQVEALRAERNTVSKQIPQIKDPEERNARIAQMRQVGDQIAQLEKELEAVEQTFQARMLEVPNLPHPSVPIGKDESENVVVRTEGELPQFDFTPKPHWELGEQLDILDFERGIKISGSRFYILKKAGAALQRALITWMLDLHTRQHGYTEVYPPYLVKSECLYGTGNLPKFGDNLYHDAEEDFWLIPTAEVPVTNLHREEILEKEQLPIYYVAYTACFRREKMSAGRDVRGIKRGHQFDKVELVKFVEPHTSDEELMKLIEDASDVCRQLKLPFRWVQMCTGDLSFVAAMKYDIEVWAAGCQEWLEVSSCSNFRDFQARRANIRYRPAPGSKPEYVHTLNGSGLALPRLLIAVIENYQQPDGTVRIPEVLRPYLHNATRIGVDGNLE